The window TGGTCTCAAAAAAGTTTAGAAATTAGGGCGTGCTATGCGTCCACCGACTGATCTTTTTAAAAGATTGCTGGGTCGCGAGTCATCAGATCTGCCGCATCGAGCGGCCGAGCGCGCCTCCACCATTGCAACATAGGTCTTGTTGCAGAATTATTTTTACAAGACAGGTCTTATTGCAGAAATTTTTTGTAACAACTGTTTTGTTGCGATTTTTTTGCAAAAATTTTTTTGCCACTGGGTCTTGTTGCAGAAAAATTCCGCAAAAGAGATTTTGTTGCAAAACATAGACTCATCGTAGACGATTGCAGCACCACATATGTTTGAGAAGCATAGCTCCTATTGCAGAAGCGCGTTCGACGAAGGATGGTACACAGGCCCTCACTTTGGACGCGTGTCATGCAGGGAAGGTTGCGGACACGGCCATTGCGATCTACCGGGTGATGGTAAGCATTTCCCCTTAGAAATTTCGGACATTGTTCACTTTTCAAAAATATTCgaaacaaaaaaaaactaaaaaactgTTGCTACAGTGACAGGTTCGCTATAGTGGCTGGCCAAGCTCATGGAGCCTACAGGGAGTCCAGGTTCATGGTATCGGTCCGCTGCGCTACAGGCTGGCCAAGCAAGACTTGCTGCCGCCAATCCACTACAGTTGGCTCACTGAGCGAGGAGCCGCCAAGCAAGACTatatggtactccctccgtctcaaaattcttgtcttaaatttgtctaaatacggatgtatctagttacattttagtgttagatacattcatatctagacaaatctaagacaagaattttgggcgGAGGGAGTAATTGAAGAAAATGAAAAAGTGGTTTCTACTGCTATTTTGTTGTGTGTGTCTAACATTTTAGTCATGTTCTAATTGGTCCTTGATCCAGTGTAGATATCTCAACTTCTTGGGGTATGAAGTTAATTACGTGCGCAACTTCACTGACGTTGATGATAAGGTAATGTTCCATGTTATATATGTATAGCTTCTTACTATCAGTTGCTTTCTTTAAAACAAAAGAACTGCCTTTTATTCGTGCTTCTGAACATGTACTTGTACTGAGAGAGCCACATTGACTGCCAAAAGAAGTTTGTTATCCCACTCGTTGGATCAGTTAAAAGTCTCAGATTAGACTACTCAAAATGTGATGATTTTAAGCAAATACAGTGACGCTCTGGCTGCTACTTTAGTTTGATTTCAAATTCCATTGATGCATGCCGCACAGGAACTTGGTTCTGAACTACAAAATAATAATTCCAAGTTAATTTGTCATAAATTTGAACATAGTTAGATAAGATTCACCCTTAACTATCAGCTACCTTGCAGCCATGGGCGCATGATTTATGTTCTGGAGTTGGGCTGGTGTATTACTGCCATTTTATGTTTCCACTTTAGATCAACACCTCACTCTGTTCATCTTCCCGGCACGATGCACTTTTATTACATACATGTGATTTCATTATTTGTTTCTCAAACTGAACTGCTCTTCTAAATACTTCTTCGTTTATACTTGCTATGGTTTTGCAGATTATCGAACGGGCGAAACAGAATGGTGAAGACATATCCAGTTTGTGCACTCGGTTTATTAATGAGTTTCATACTCACATGAGTGAGCTGCAGTGCCTGCCTCCCACTGTCGAGCCTCGTGTAACGAAACATATCAAAGATATTGTAGATTTAATCAACGAGGTATTTCCGATTTCCCCGTTACTGTTCAAaatcacatccaatggctatacCAACCCAGCTGTGTTACTGTTCAATGTTTCTATTATGTCTTATTGTCATGATATTTTTCCAGCTTCTTGTTGCTCCTTAATTTTTTTAACGCCAATGCATTTGTTTGTCAGCATTCAGATTAAAGCATAACAAACACAGTCAATCATGTGTGTTGTATATGATAATTGTATTTTATCTCTCGCACTATTCACTTGGTAAAACTCTTCCCACTTTGTGTATGTGAACAGATAATCAAGAATGACAAAGGCTATGCTGTAGACCGCGATGTCTACTTTTCAATCGATAGATTTCCTGAATATCTCAGTTTATCTGGTAGGAAGCAAGATGATAATCTTGCTGGTTCGCGGGTTGATGTTGACCCAAAAAAGCTGAACGATGCAGACTTTGCATTATGGAAGGCAAGTTTGATGCATCGCCATGAACAGTTTACTCTTGTGCATCGCCACTTCATTCTCATCCTTATTACCGTGTCCAGGCTGCTAAGGAGGGTGAGCCTTCATGGGAGAGCCCTTGGGGTGATGGAAGACCAGGATGGCATATTGAATGCAGCGCAATGAGTGCTCGCTATTTAGGACATGTATTTGATATCCATGGTGGAGGGGAAGATCTGATATTTCCTCATCATGAGAGTGAGCTTGCACAAAGCCGAGCGGCTTATCCAGAAAGTGAGGTCAAATGCTGGATGCATAATGGTTTTATTAACAACCGTGGCGAGAAAATGTCGAAATCAGCTAATAACTTCGTCACGATCAGAAGCGTAAGGGGACGGTGTCTGACTTCTTTTAATATTTCTCATTTGAACTCGTATGGTGGTTCCTAACATGTGTAACGTTTCTCTTCTTTTCAGATTATGACTCAGTACCATCCTATGGCTTTAAGATTTTTCTTGGTACGCGCACATTATAAATCTGACATGAATAACTCTGATGAAGCACTAGAGATTGCATCTGATCGTGTATACTACATTTATAAGGTGATTTGCTTAAACTTTGATATTTTATCATGATTTGGTTTCAAATCAAAGTTTAGCCACCATTTAACATACTTTTTGCCTCATCATTGGAAATCTGAACCTGACCTTGTGGTCTTTGGCTATCTTCCGTAGTAATAATATCTCACTTGATATTAATTTCATGCAGACCTTACATGACTGCGATGAAACGGTGTCTCTGTATCGTGAAGAGAATATATCTGTCCCCGTCCCAGCTGAGGAGCAAAAACTGGTTGATGGTAAATTAATCCTTTTTTTAATTGTGGTCAAGGTTTGGATGCTCTGAATCCTTGGGGTAAATTCATTTCTAGTTCATAGTAGTTGATTCAAACaaacacatttaacattttcagAAGTTGCAGCAAAAACTGGAACAACAAAAGAAGAAGCAACAgcagaagaagcagc is drawn from Aegilops tauschii subsp. strangulata cultivar AL8/78 chromosome 1, Aet v6.0, whole genome shotgun sequence and contains these coding sequences:
- the LOC109784118 gene encoding cysteine--tRNA ligase CPS1, chloroplastic/mitochondrial-like — encoded protein: MQNVPIFKMYPHHICLRSIAPIAEARSTKDGTQALTLDACHAGKVADTAIAIYRVMVRYSGWPSSWSLQGVQVHGIGPLRYRLAKQDLLPPIHYSWLTERGAAKQDYMCRYLNFLGYEVNYVRNFTDVDDKIIERAKQNGEDISSLCTRFINEFHTHMSELQCLPPTVEPRVTKHIKDIVDLINEIIKNDKGYAVDRDVYFSIDRFPEYLSLSGRKQDDNLAGSRVDVDPKKLNDADFALWKASLMHRHEQFTLVHRHFILILITVSRLLRRIMTQYHPMALRFFLVRAHYKSDMNNSDEALEIASDRVYYIYKTLHDCDETVSLYREENISVPVPAEEQKLVDGKLILFLIVVKKLQQKLEQQKKKQQQKKQQQQQIPQNKPEDHIQALAALSAEIKSKLSILGLMPPSPLAEELEHLKEKALTRAGLTEESLREQIEQRVAARNSKQFDVSDHIRKDLASKGIALMDEPTGTVWRPCERE